Below is a genomic region from Burkholderia pseudomultivorans.
CGCTCGAGCAGCTGCTGGAAATCGTCATGCGCGATCGCGCGTACGGCGACGACCTGGGCCGCCGCACGATGATCTCGGTGTTCGAGCTGGCCGGCGATCGCCCCGAGCTCGTCGCCGCGTGGCGGCGCAAGCTGAGCATGGCGCTGAACTGAGCGGCGCTGCGGCCGGGCAGCCGAAGCCCGGCCCCGCGCACGGCGGCGCCGCCGTCGTGCCCGCGCAGCGGCGCGCATGCGACGCGCGAGCCGCTTCGGCGCGACGCGTGCGTGCGCCCGCCGTCACCGCGCTCAGTCGGCGCCGTTCCCGCGCTGCGTCATTGCGCCGTCCCTGCCGTGCGAAGCGCCGCCGCCTCGCCGTTCGCCCGCGCGGCGATCGCGCGCAGCGCATGCGCGGCGGCCGCGAAACCGAAGCTCGCGGTCACGCAGACGCTCGACCCGAATCCTGCGCAGTTCAGCCCCGCGACATGCGCGGCCGTCGACGGCTCGGCGCCGTCCTCGATGTCGCAGGCGGCCGCTTCCGGATAGATCAGCGGCTCGTCCGAATACACGGCGCCGACCTTGAAGCGCGCCTTCGGCCCGCGCGGGAAGCCGTGCTGCTTGCGCAGCTGCGCGCGCACCTTCGACAGCAGCGGATCCTGGATCGTCAGCGCGAGATCATCGATACGGATCCGCGTCGGGTCGAGCTGCCCGCCCGCGCCGCCGACGGTAATCAGCGGCTGCCCTTTCGCGACGCACCACGCGATCAGCGCGACCTTCGTGCGCACGCTGTCGATCGCGTCGATCACGTAGTCGAAACCGCCGCCGAGCAGCGCGTCGAAGTTGTCGGGCTCCGCGAAGTCCTCGACGCGGTTCACGCGGCACGCGGGATCGATCAGCGCGATCCGCTCGGCCATCGCGTCGACCTTCGGCTTGCCGTAATTGCCGTCGAGCGCGTGGATCTGCCGGTTGGTGTTGCTCTCCGCGACGTTATCGAGATCGATCAGCGTCAGCTCGCCGATCGCGCTGCGCGCGAGCGCCTCGGCGCTCCACGAGCCGACGCCGCCGATCCCGATCACCGCGACGTGCGCGCGCTCGAACGCGGCGAGCGCCGGCGCGCCGTAGAGCCGCGCGATGCCGCCGAAGCGGCGCCCGCGATCCACGTCAAGCTGGATTGTCGGGCTCGGGGTAAGATCGGAAGAACTGGGCGGGAGAGCGTCGGCGGCTGACATGGAAGAAAGGAAAACGTAAGTCGTACAGCCTTCTATTTTGCCTGATCTCCCCGCCCGCACGCGCCACTGTGCACGCACGATTCTTCGGCGTTCGCTATACTGGCCCCCGATTGAAGCGTTTGCATAACATGACGACTCTCGCCGATCTCCGCATCAACTATTCGCGCGCTTCGCTCGACGAAGCCGATGCCGCCTCCGACCCGTTCGCCCAGTTCGACCGCTGGTTCAAGGAGGCGCTCGCCGCCAAGCTTCCCGAGCCCAATACGATGACGCTCGCCACCGTCGGCGCCGACGGCCGGCCGTCGGCCCGCATCGTACTCATCAAGGGCGTCGACGAACGCGGCTTCGTCTTCTTCACCAACTACGAAAGCCGCAAGGGGCGCGACCTCGCCGCGCATCCGTACGCGGCGCTGCTGTTCTACTGGATCGAGCTCGAGCGCCAGGTGCGCATCGAAGGCCGCATCGAGAAGACCAGCGCCGACGAAAGCGACCGCTATTTCGCGTCGCGCCCGCTCGGCTCGCGCATCGGTGCGTGGGCGTCCGAGCAGAGCGCGGTGATCGACAGCCGCGCGACGCTCGAAGCGCGCGAGAAGGCCATTGCCGAACGCTACGGCGACAACCCGCCGCGCCCGCCGCACTGGGGCGGCTACCGCGTCGTGCCCGATTCGATCGAGTTCTGGCAGGGTCGCCCGTCGCGGCTGCACGACCGCCTGCTTTACACGCGCGACAGCGATGCCGCGCAGGGCTGGACGATCTCGCGCCTGTCGCCGTAAGCGCGGCGCCGGCGTCGCGCCGGTCGTGTCCCGGGTTGCATCCGGGCGCCCGCTTCGCAGCGGGCGCCGGTCAAGATACTTGGCTGTATTCGATTCAACGAACAAACGGAGAATCCAAATGTTCTGGGAAAAGAAGCTGGCACAGTGGGCGGACGAAGTACGGACGACGGCGAACATACCGGCGCGCCTCGTACTGTGGAACGGTAACCAACTCGACTTCGGCACGTTCGCCGCGCCGCAGGTCACGCTGAAGGTCAACAACGCGTCGGCGCTGCCGCTGCTGCTCGAACCGAGCCTCGACAATCTCGGCGAGGCGTACGTGAAGGGCAAGATCGACATCGAGGGCAAGCTGTCCGACATCATCAACATCGGCTACTCGCTCGCGCGCAGCACGGTCACGAGCGCCAGCAAGCTCGCGCGCGTGAAGCGCTACTTCAATCACACGAAGAGCACCGACAAGAAGGCGATCCAGTATCACTACGACGTCTCGAACGAGTTCTACAAGCTGTGGCTCGACGAGAACATGGTGTACTCGTGCGCGTACTTCGAGAACGGCGACGAGGATCTCGCGACCGCGCAGATCAAGAAGATCGACCACATCCTGACCAAGATCCGGCTCGAACCGGGCCAGCGCCTGCTCGACATCGGCTGCGGCTGGGGCGCGCTCGTGCTGCGCGCCGCGCAGAAGTTCGGCGCGAAGTGCCTCGGCGTGACGCTGTCGCAGAACCAGTTCGATCTCGCGACCGAGCGCGTGAAGGCCGCCGGCCTGCAGGACCAGATCGAGATCCGCCTGCAGGACTACCGCGAAATCGAAGGCCAGTTCGACCGCATCACGAGCGTCGGGATGTTCGAGCACGTCGGCCGCAAGAACCTGCCGCTCTATTTCTCGCGGATTCGCGAACTGCTGGTCGACGACGGCATCGCGATGAACCACGGGATCACGTCGACCGACGCCGAAAGCGGCGAAACGGCGCTCGGCGGCGGCGAGTTCATCGACCGCTACGTGTTCCCGGACGGCGAGCTGCCGCACATCAGCCTCGCGCTCGAATCCGCGCAGCGCGGCGGACTGGAGGCGGTTGACGTCGAAAGCCTGCGGCGGCACTATGCGCGCACGCTCGACATCTGGACCGAGAACTTCGAGGCGAAGGCCGAGGAAGCGAGAAAGCTCGTCGACGACGAAAAATTCCGCATCTGGCGCGTGTACCTCGCCGGCTGCGCGTATGCGTTCGAGCACGACGACGTGTCGATCTTCCAGATCGTCTGCCGCAAGGCCGGACGCAGCGCGAAAACGCTGCCGTGGTCGCGGCGCTACATGTACGAACACGCGCTGCCGCGCTAGGCGGCGCTTCACGCTGGGCAGGCATGGGTGACGGCAGGACGCGGCGCAAGGCGCCGCCGGAACGACGGCAAGGCGACGACGCGAACGATGCGCACGCCGACGGACAATTCGACCTGTTCGGCGGCTCGCCCGACGACGCGCGCGACGCGCCGCCGGGCGCTGCCGGCGCCGGTGCGAATTCCCGCGCACGCGCGACGACGGAGGACGGCGACGGCGGACCCGCCCGTCCCGCACGCACCCGCGCGTCGCCCGGTGCCCCGGCTGCCGCCGACGAAGCGCTTCGTGCGCACGACGAACCCGCGCCGCCGTCCACCGGCATGCTGTGGGACGACCCTGCCCCGCCGCCCGCCCCGAAGCAACGCAAGCGCCGCCGCGGCGTAGCACCCGCGCCGGTCTCGCCCGACGTCGCCGCCGCGGCAGCCGGCCTGCCGCCGAACGTGCGGCTCGGCACGTCGTCGTGGTATTTCCCCGGCTGGAACGGCATCGTCTACGACGGCGACTTCGCGCAGACGAAACTGTCGCGCGAAGGGCTCGAAGCGTACGGCGCGCATCCGCTGCTGAAAAGCGTCAGCCTCGACCGGTCGTTCTACGGCCCGCTGTCCGTCGCCGACTACCTGCGCTACGCGCAGCAGGTGCCGGACGACTTCCGCTTCGTCGTGAAGGCGCCGGCGTCGGTCACCGACGCGGTCGTGCGCGGCCGCCGCGGCGAGCCGTCGGGGCCGAACCCGACCTTCCTCGATGCGCGGCTCGCCACCGACGAATTCGTGCGGCCGTGCCTCGACGGGCTCGGCAGCAAGGCCGGTGTGCTCGTGTTCCAGTTCTCGCCGCTGCCCGATGCGCTGCTCGCCGAACCGGCCGTGCTGATCGAGCGGCTGTCCGCGTTCTTCGCGGCGCTGCCGCCGCTGCCGTCCGACGCCGACGGCCCGCGCTACGCGATCGAGATCCGCGACGCGAGCCTGCTCACGCCGCGCTTCATCCGCGCGCTCGCCGCGCTCGGCGTGCGCTACTGCGTCGGGCTGCACGCGCGCATGCCGGACCCGCTGCGCCAGGCCGCCGCGCTCGCGCTGCTCGACGGCGACGCGCCCGGCCCGCTGATCGTGCGCTGGAGCCTGCACGGCGGCTTCAAGTACGAACAGGCGAAGGCGAAGTACGAACCGTTCGACAAGCTCGTCGACGAAGACCCGGCCACGCGCTCGGCGCTCGCCGAGCTGGCCGCGCGCTACGCGCTGGCCGGCCAGCCGGTGATCATCACGATCAACAACAAGGCGGAAGGCTCCGCGCCGCTGTCGTGCCTCGCGCTCGCGCGCGAGATCGCCGCCGCATGCGCGCAGTGGCGCGGCGAGGCGGCGTAGCACTGCGGGTCGGTCGCGCGCGGCTTACGCGCCGCGCAGCGACTTCAGCCGGTGCGAGAACTTCTGCCGGAATTTCGCGAGCTTCGGCCCGATCACGACCGAGCAGTATCCCTGGCCCGGATTGCGCGCGTAATAGTTCTGGTGATAGTCCTCGGCCGGCCAGTAGTTGCCGTCGAGCGGCGTCACCTCGGTGACGATCGGCTGCCCGAACACCTGCTCGCGCTCCAGCTCGCGGATCACGTCGAGCGCAGTGTCGCGCTGCGCGTCCGAATGCGTGAACACGACCGAGCGGTACTGCGTGCCGACGTCGTTGCCCTGGCGGTTGAGCTGGGTCGGGTCGTGCGTCGCGAAGAAGATCTCGAGAATCTCGCGATAGCCGATGCGCGCCGGATCGAACGTCACGTTGACGACTTCCGCATGCCCCGTGTCGCCGTCGCAGACGTCGCGATAGCCGGGATTGCGCGTATGGCCGCCCGCGTAACCCGACTGCACGGCCGTCACGCCGTCCACGTCGAGGAACACCGCCTCCGTACACCAGAAGCACCCGCCTCCCAAAGTCGCGGTTTCAAGCATTTCGTTCACCATCCCGTTCCATACCACGTTGATGACAGGCGGCGACGCGCATACGCGCCGGCGCCCCCGATTCGTCTCGCCGCATCCGACCCTTCGCCGGCTACGGCACTGCGGCAAGTATCTCACTCGTGCGCGCACGCCGCCGGTCGCGCGCGGCGATAGTCCGACACGGTTCCTTCCTGCGCGCCGCGGCCGGCGCCGCGCACGACCCGCCGCGCGTTTCTCGACTACACTTAGGCACGCCCGTCGCCGCCGCTGGTCGTGCGGCCGGGCGCCGTGTCCGATGCATGCCCGAACCCGATGCAACCCACGTCCGCCGGAACATCGATATGCATGCCTTAGCAGATTTCGTCCGCATCGCGGGGCCGGCCGATCGTCGCCCCGCCAGCGTCGCGCGCGCCGCTCCATCCGTTCACCGCGCGATCCCGAATCCGGCACAACCGAGAGGGTTTTTCCATGAACCTGCGGCCTGACCCGACGTTCCACGCATCGCCCGAACTGGCGATGCAAGCCCCGGCGGAGACATTCGCCTATACGTTGTTGCTGAGCCCCGATTTTTCCAGGCCCGACGCGCTGGCCGTGATCGACGTGAAGCCCGGCTCGCCGAGCTACGGAAAGATCGTGCACACGGTGACGATGCCGAACACCGGCGACGAGTTCCACCACTTCGGCTGGAACGCGTGTTCATCGGCGCTCTCGCCGCTGACGGGCCACGCGTTTCTCGAGCGCCGCTTCCTGATCATCCCGGGCCTGCGCTCGTCGCGCGTGTACGTGATCGACACCAAGCCGCATCCGACCCAGGCGCGCATCCACAAGATCGTCGAGCCCGACGAGATCTTCCGCAAGACCGGCTATTCGCGTCCGCACACCGTGCACTGCGGCCCGGAGGGCATCTACGTGAGCACGCTCGGCGGCGCAGGCAAGGACGGCACCGACGGCGCGCCCGGCATCTTCATCATGGACTGCGAGACCTTCGACGTGCTCGGCCGCTGGGAGATCGATCGCGGCCCGCAGGACAAGCACTACGACTTCTGGTGGAACCTGCCGCGCGACTACATGGTGTCGAGCGAGTGGGCGCTGCCGCCGCAGTTCGAGAACGGCATCGTGCCCGAGGACCTGCTCGCGAACAAATACGGGCACCGGCTGCATTTCTGGGACCTGCGCGCGCGGCGCAACGTACAGACGATCGATCTCGGCGCGCATCACCAGATGGCGCTCGAGGTGCGGCCCGCGCACGATCCGGTGCGCGAATACGGGTTCGTCGGCGTGGTGGTCGATACGACCAGTCTCGAAGGCTCGATCTGGACCTGGTGGCGCGAAGGCGGCGAATTCCATGTGAAGAAAACCGCGACGATCCCGCCCGAGCCGGCCGCGGCCGACCAGCTGCCGCCGCTGCTGAAGGCGTTCGGCGCGGTGCCGCCGCTCGTGACCGACATCGACCTGTCGCTCGACGATCGCTTCCTGTACGTGTCGTGCTGGGGCACCGGCGAGATGCGCCAGTACGACGTGTCGGATCCGCATCATCCGGTGCTCGCCGGCTCGGTCCGCATCGGCGGCATCGTGCGCCGCACGCCGCATTCGAACGGCCGCGCGTTCGCGGGCGGCCCGCAGATGGTCGAGATCAGCCGCGACGGGCGCCGCGTGTACTGGACCAACTCGCTCTACTCGACGTGGGACGACCAGTTCTATCCGGACGGCGTGCCGGCCGCGCAGGTGCTCGCGCACGCGGGGCCCGACGGCGGGCTGACGCTCGCCGACGACTTCTGGGTCGACTTCCCCGACGGCTATCGCGCGCACCAGATCCGGCTCGAAGGCGGCGACTGCTCGACCGACTCGTTCTGCTATCCGTCGGTCGGGCGTTGAGCGGCATCCTGCAGGCGCCGGCCGGGCCGCAGTTCGCGCTGTGGGCGGCCGTGCTCGCGAGCGGCGTCTATCACGGCCTCAATCCGGCGATGGGCTGGCCGCTCGCGGTGTCGAACGCGCTGATGACGCGCCGCGGCGGCGCGCTGGTCGCGGCGCTCGGCTATCTCGCACTCGGCCACGCGCTCGCGGTGTTCGCGGTGATGCTGCCGTTCGGGCTGCTCGCCGCGCTGCTCGCGTGGCAGTCGGCGATCCGGATCGGCGCGAGCGCGCTCGTGATCGGCTTCGGCGCGCGGCTGCTGATCCGCCGCCGACACCCGCGTGCGCTCGCGCGAATCGCGCCGGCGCGGCTCGGGCTGTGGTCGTTCGCGGTCGCGATCGCGCATGGCGCGGGGCTGATGCTCGTGCCGATCTATCTCGGGCTGTGCGGGCTCGACGCGGACGCCGGCCACCGCGCCGCGGCCGCGCTCGTCGACGCGCATCTCGGCATGGCGCTCGTCGTCGCGGCCGTGCACGCGAGCGCGATGATCGCGGCCGGCGGTGCGCTCGCGTGGCTCGTGTACCGGTACCTCGGGCTGAAATTCGTGTCGCGGAGCTGGTTCAACCTCGATGCCGTGTGGGCATCGAGCCTGATCCTGACGGGCGCGCTGTCGCTCGGCCTCGCGGCGGCGCGATAACGCGGCAGGCGCGCCCCGCTGTGTTCGCTACGTCACGCTGACGCCGCGCAGCGCCGCCGGCGGCGGGCCCGCCGGCCCCGATTCCGCTAAAATCGGGCCATGCGCATTCCATTCCAACCGACCGCCTTGTCGCCTTTCGTCCGCCGCGCGTGCCGCCACCGCGCGGCGCGCCCGCCCGTTTCGTCCCGGATCGCCACCCGATGAGCCACGCCACTCCGCCGGACTTCGATTCGGCCGCCTTTCGCCAGGCGCTCGGCCAGTTCGCGACCGGCGTGACGGTGATCACGACGCGCGCGCCGTCCGGGCAACTGATCGGCATTACCGCGAGCTCGTTCAACTCGGTGTCGCTCGATCCGCCGCTCGTGCTGTGGAGCCTCGCGCACCGCTCGGCGTCGACGCCGGTGTTCCGCAACAACAGCCATTACGTGGTGAACGTGCTCGCCGCGTCGCAGCTCGACCTGTGCAAGCGCTTCTCGAGCTACAAGGGCGACCGCTTCGAAGGCATCGCGCACGCGGCCGGCAACTCCCGGATGCCGGTGCTCGACGGCGCGCTCGCGTGGTTCGAATGCCACAATCGCAGCCGCTACGACGAAGGCGACCACGTGATCTTCGTCGGCGAAGTGGAGCGCTGCGGCGTGCGCATGCCGAACGCCGCGCCGCCGCTGGTGTTCCACGGCGGCGGCTTCCACGGCCTCACACCGCTTTGATCGCCCCGGTGCGCGCCAGCCCGACCGGCGCGCCCGCCTCGTCCTTCAGCGTCTGCAGCACGATGTTCGAACGGATGTCCATCACGCCCGGCGCCTTGTAGAGCCGGTTCAGCACGAAATCCGAATAGTGCTTGAGGTTGTGCGCGAGCACGCGCAGCAGGTAGTGGCTTTCGCCCGTGACGACGAACGCGCCGACCACCTCCGGCCATTCGCGCAGCGCCTCCGCGAAGCGCTCGTGCCACTGGTTTTCCTCGTTGCGCATCGACACCTGCACGAACGCCTCGAGCTCGAAACCGAGCTTTTCTCGGCTCAGGCACGCGCGATAGTGCTCGATCACACCCTGGTCCTCGAGCAGTCGCATGCGGCGCAGGCAGGCGGATGGCGAAAGCGAGATCCGTTCCGCCAGGTCGAGATTGCTGATTCGGCCCTCCTCCTGCAATACCGCGAGAATCCGGCAGTCGGTGGCATCGAGCGTGATCGCGTGCATTTTTGGTCCCCCTTTTCCCTCTGATTCGAATTATCTGCCAATCCGGCGGATTGTCCATGTCTATTTCGCAAGCACTTTCTGCGAGCGTCCGCCTATCATTCGAAGGATCGATTCACCGATCCGTCATGCCATGGACACACTCTGGGACATCTCCCCGCCCGTCAGCCCCGCCACGCCCGTATGGCCCGGCGACACGCCCGTTTCCGTCGAACGCGTGTGGCGCATGGAAGCCGGCTCGCCCGTCAACGTCGCGCGGCTCACGCTGTCGCCGCATACGGGTGCGCACTGCGACGCACCGCTGCACTACGACGCCGACGGCGCGCCGATCGGCGCCGTGCCGCTCGAGACCTATCTCGGCCCGTGCCGCGTGATCCACTGCATCGGCGCGTCGCCGGTCGTGCGGCCGGCCGACGTCGCCGACGCGCTCGACGGCGTGCCGCCGCGCGTGCTGCTGCGCACCTATGCGCGGTCGCGCGTCGAGCAATGGGACAGCGACTTCTGCGCGGTCGCGCCGGAGACCGTCGACCTGCTCGCCGCGCATGGCGTGAAACTGATCGGCATCGACACGCCGTCGCTCGATCCGCAGGAATCGAAGACGATGGATGCGCACCACCGCGTGCGCGCGCACCGGATGGCGATCCTCGAAGGCATCGTGCTCGACGCGGTGCCGCCCGGCGACTACGAACTGATCGCACTGCCGCTGAAATTCTCGACGCTCGATGCGAGCCCCGTGCGCGCCGTGCTGCGCACGCTGCCGGCCCGCGCCGCCTGACCATTCCGACTCACGACCCCACATCATGATCAAAACCCGTGAAGACGCGCTCGCGCTCGACCGCGACGACCCGCTCGCCCCGCTGCGCGACCAGTTCGCGCTGCCAGACGGCGTGATCTATCTCGACGGCAATTCGCTCGGCGCGCAGCCGCGCGCATCGGCCGCCCGCGCGCAGCAGGTGATCGGCGCCGAATGGGGCGAAGGCCTGATCCGCAGCTGGAATACGGCCGGCTGGTTCGCGCTGCCGCGCCGCCTCGGCGACAAGCTCGCGACGCTGATCGGCGGCGCGCCCGGCGAAACCGTCGTGACCGACACGATCTCGATCAACCTGTTCAAGCTGCTGTCGGCGATGCTGCGCCACCAGGCCGAACGCGCGCCGGAGCGCCGCGTGATCGTGTCGGAACGCTCGAACTTCCCGACCGACCTGTATATCGCGCAAGGGCTGATCGAACAGCTCGGCGGCGGCTACGAACTGCGCCTGATCGACGATCCGGCCGACCTGCCCGCCGCGCTCGGCGCGGACACCGCCGTCGCGATGATCACGCACGTGAACTACCGCACCGGCTACATGCACGACATGCCGGCCGTCACGCAGCTCGCGCACGACGCGGGCGCGCTGATGCTGTGGGATCTCGCGCACTCGGCCGGCGCGGTGCCGGTCGACCTGAACGGCGCGCGCGCGGACGGCGCGGTCGGCTGCACCTACAAGTACCTGAACGGCGGCCCCGGTTCGCCCGCATTCGTGTGGGTGCCGCAGCGCCACCACGCGCATTTCTCGCAGCCGCTGTCCGGCTGGTGGGGCCACCGCGCGCCGTTCGCGATGCAGCCGGGCTTCGCGCCCGATCCGGGCATCGCGCGTTTCCTGTGCGGCACGCAGCCGATCGTGTCGATGTCGATGGTCGAATGCGGGCTCGACGTGTTCCTGCAGACCGACATGCACGCGATCCGCCGCAAGTCGCTCGCGCTGACCGACGCGTTCGTCGCGCTCGTCGAGGCGCGCTGCGCGGGCCGCTCGCTGAAGCTCGTCACGCCGCGCGCGCATCACCAGCGCGGCTCGCAGGCGAGCTTCGAGCATCCGCACGGCTATGAAGTGATGCAGGCGCTGATCGCGCGCGGCGTGATCGGTGACTACCGCGAGCCGTACGTGCTGCGCTTCGGCTTCACGCCGCTCTATACGCGCTTCGTCGACGTGTGGGACGCCGTCGAGACGCTGCGCGAGATCCTGGACACCGACGCGTGGAAGGCGCCCGAATTCGCCGAGCGCGGCGCGGTGACCTGATCGCCGACCGTTGGCGGCGCGCGCCGCGCGCGCCGCGCCCCGTCATTCAATCCTGGAGACAGTCGTGAATTCTGGTCATATGCAGCCGCCCGGCAACGACGCGCCGGCGGGCTGCCCGTTCGCGGGCGCACGCCCGCAAGCCGCGCACGAAGCGCCGCACGTGCCGGGCGACGCCGGCGAGCAAGCCGGCTGGCACAACGCGCAGCTCGATTTCTCGAAGTCGATGAGCTACGGCGACTACCTGTCGCTGAATGCGATCCTGAATGCGCAGCATCCGCTGTCGCCCGATCACAACGAGATGCTGTTCATCATCCAGCATCAGACCAGCGAGCTGTGGATGAAGCTCGCGCTGTTCGAACTGCGCGGCGCGCTCGACGCGGTGCGCGGCGATGCGCTGCCGCCCGCGTTCAAGATGCTCGCGCGCGTGTCGCGCATCCTCGAGCAGCTCGTGCAGGCGTGGAACGTGCTGTCGACGATGACGCCGTCCGAGTATTCGGCGATGCGGCCGTATCTGGGCCAGTCGTCGGGCTTCCAGTCGTACCAGTACCGGCAGCTCGAATTCCTGCTCGGCAACAAGAACGCGCAGATGCTGCAGCCGCACGCGCACCGCCCCGACATCCTCGAACAGGTGCGCGCGACGCTCGACGCACCGTCGTTCTACGACGAAGTCGTGCGCCTGCTCGCGCGGCGCGGCTTCCCGATCGCGCCGTCGCGGCTCGAGCGCGACTGGACGCAGCCGACGCAGCACGACGAAACCGTCGAGGCCGCGTGGCTCGAGGTGTACCGGCATCCGCAACAGCACTGGGAACTATACGAGATGGCCGAGGAACTCGTCGATCTCGAGGACGCGTTCCGCCAGTGGCGCTTCCGGCACGTGACGACCGTCGAGCGCATCATCGGCTTCAAGCAGGGGACCGGCGGCACGAGCGGCGCGCCCTATCTGCGCAAGATGCTCGACGTCGTGCTGTTCCCCGAGCTCTGGCACGTACGCACCACGCTGTAACGCGCGAAGCCGCCGCCGGGCGGCACCCGGCGGCATCCGGCAGGCGGCGCGAATACGCAACGC
It encodes:
- a CDS encoding SAM-dependent methyltransferase, yielding MFWEKKLAQWADEVRTTANIPARLVLWNGNQLDFGTFAAPQVTLKVNNASALPLLLEPSLDNLGEAYVKGKIDIEGKLSDIINIGYSLARSTVTSASKLARVKRYFNHTKSTDKKAIQYHYDVSNEFYKLWLDENMVYSCAYFENGDEDLATAQIKKIDHILTKIRLEPGQRLLDIGCGWGALVLRAAQKFGAKCLGVTLSQNQFDLATERVKAAGLQDQIEIRLQDYREIEGQFDRITSVGMFEHVGRKNLPLYFSRIRELLVDDGIAMNHGITSTDAESGETALGGGEFIDRYVFPDGELPHISLALESAQRGGLEAVDVESLRRHYARTLDIWTENFEAKAEEARKLVDDEKFRIWRVYLAGCAYAFEHDDVSIFQIVCRKAGRSAKTLPWSRRYMYEHALPR
- a CDS encoding selenium-binding protein SBP56-related protein is translated as MNLRPDPTFHASPELAMQAPAETFAYTLLLSPDFSRPDALAVIDVKPGSPSYGKIVHTVTMPNTGDEFHHFGWNACSSALSPLTGHAFLERRFLIIPGLRSSRVYVIDTKPHPTQARIHKIVEPDEIFRKTGYSRPHTVHCGPEGIYVSTLGGAGKDGTDGAPGIFIMDCETFDVLGRWEIDRGPQDKHYDFWWNLPRDYMVSSEWALPPQFENGIVPEDLLANKYGHRLHFWDLRARRNVQTIDLGAHHQMALEVRPAHDPVREYGFVGVVVDTTSLEGSIWTWWREGGEFHVKKTATIPPEPAAADQLPPLLKAFGAVPPLVTDIDLSLDDRFLYVSCWGTGEMRQYDVSDPHHPVLAGSVRIGGIVRRTPHSNGRAFAGGPQMVEISRDGRRVYWTNSLYSTWDDQFYPDGVPAAQVLAHAGPDGGLTLADDFWVDFPDGYRAHQIRLEGGDCSTDSFCYPSVGR
- the pdxH gene encoding pyridoxamine 5'-phosphate oxidase → MTTLADLRINYSRASLDEADAASDPFAQFDRWFKEALAAKLPEPNTMTLATVGADGRPSARIVLIKGVDERGFVFFTNYESRKGRDLAAHPYAALLFYWIELERQVRIEGRIEKTSADESDRYFASRPLGSRIGAWASEQSAVIDSRATLEAREKAIAERYGDNPPRPPHWGGYRVVPDSIEFWQGRPSRLHDRLLYTRDSDAAQGWTISRLSP
- the kynB gene encoding arylformamidase, producing MDTLWDISPPVSPATPVWPGDTPVSVERVWRMEAGSPVNVARLTLSPHTGAHCDAPLHYDADGAPIGAVPLETYLGPCRVIHCIGASPVVRPADVADALDGVPPRVLLRTYARSRVEQWDSDFCAVAPETVDLLAAHGVKLIGIDTPSLDPQESKTMDAHHRVRAHRMAILEGIVLDAVPPGDYELIALPLKFSTLDASPVRAVLRTLPARAA
- the msrA gene encoding peptide-methionine (S)-S-oxide reductase MsrA; this translates as MVNEMLETATLGGGCFWCTEAVFLDVDGVTAVQSGYAGGHTRNPGYRDVCDGDTGHAEVVNVTFDPARIGYREILEIFFATHDPTQLNRQGNDVGTQYRSVVFTHSDAQRDTALDVIRELEREQVFGQPIVTEVTPLDGNYWPAEDYHQNYYARNPGQGYCSVVIGPKLAKFRQKFSHRLKSLRGA
- a CDS encoding DUF72 domain-containing protein, whose protein sequence is MGDGRTRRKAPPERRQGDDANDAHADGQFDLFGGSPDDARDAPPGAAGAGANSRARATTEDGDGGPARPARTRASPGAPAAADEALRAHDEPAPPSTGMLWDDPAPPPAPKQRKRRRGVAPAPVSPDVAAAAAGLPPNVRLGTSSWYFPGWNGIVYDGDFAQTKLSREGLEAYGAHPLLKSVSLDRSFYGPLSVADYLRYAQQVPDDFRFVVKAPASVTDAVVRGRRGEPSGPNPTFLDARLATDEFVRPCLDGLGSKAGVLVFQFSPLPDALLAEPAVLIERLSAFFAALPPLPSDADGPRYAIEIRDASLLTPRFIRALAALGVRYCVGLHARMPDPLRQAAALALLDGDAPGPLIVRWSLHGGFKYEQAKAKYEPFDKLVDEDPATRSALAELAARYALAGQPVIITINNKAEGSAPLSCLALAREIAAACAQWRGEAA
- a CDS encoding Lrp/AsnC family transcriptional regulator translates to MHAITLDATDCRILAVLQEEGRISNLDLAERISLSPSACLRRMRLLEDQGVIEHYRACLSREKLGFELEAFVQVSMRNEENQWHERFAEALREWPEVVGAFVVTGESHYLLRVLAHNLKHYSDFVLNRLYKAPGVMDIRSNIVLQTLKDEAGAPVGLARTGAIKAV
- a CDS encoding flavin reductase family protein; the protein is MSHATPPDFDSAAFRQALGQFATGVTVITTRAPSGQLIGITASSFNSVSLDPPLVLWSLAHRSASTPVFRNNSHYVVNVLAASQLDLCKRFSSYKGDRFEGIAHAAGNSRMPVLDGALAWFECHNRSRYDEGDHVIFVGEVERCGVRMPNAAPPLVFHGGGFHGLTPL
- the kynU gene encoding kynureninase yields the protein MIKTREDALALDRDDPLAPLRDQFALPDGVIYLDGNSLGAQPRASAARAQQVIGAEWGEGLIRSWNTAGWFALPRRLGDKLATLIGGAPGETVVTDTISINLFKLLSAMLRHQAERAPERRVIVSERSNFPTDLYIAQGLIEQLGGGYELRLIDDPADLPAALGADTAVAMITHVNYRTGYMHDMPAVTQLAHDAGALMLWDLAHSAGAVPVDLNGARADGAVGCTYKYLNGGPGSPAFVWVPQRHHAHFSQPLSGWWGHRAPFAMQPGFAPDPGIARFLCGTQPIVSMSMVECGLDVFLQTDMHAIRRKSLALTDAFVALVEARCAGRSLKLVTPRAHHQRGSQASFEHPHGYEVMQALIARGVIGDYREPYVLRFGFTPLYTRFVDVWDAVETLREILDTDAWKAPEFAERGAVT
- the tcdA gene encoding tRNA cyclic N6-threonylcarbamoyladenosine(37) synthase TcdA, which translates into the protein MSAADALPPSSSDLTPSPTIQLDVDRGRRFGGIARLYGAPALAAFERAHVAVIGIGGVGSWSAEALARSAIGELTLIDLDNVAESNTNRQIHALDGNYGKPKVDAMAERIALIDPACRVNRVEDFAEPDNFDALLGGGFDYVIDAIDSVRTKVALIAWCVAKGQPLITVGGAGGQLDPTRIRIDDLALTIQDPLLSKVRAQLRKQHGFPRGPKARFKVGAVYSDEPLIYPEAAACDIEDGAEPSTAAHVAGLNCAGFGSSVCVTASFGFAAAAHALRAIAARANGEAAALRTAGTAQ